One genomic window of bacterium includes the following:
- a CDS encoding PEGA domain-containing protein yields MRTGTLMLVACFALVACGPGVVAPSGDDDTTIPGGDDDTGDDDSDHEDPGGGMLSVTLQSLAIELDATAVTAEIILDGVPTGTMAPATIALDAGSHEITVRRDGFVSPTEEITVERDGTATVQCMLGRDLTGEWLVHSTRYPQFHPRPITISMGFVRDPWGETPWPEVAEPCPVPIYAVINGPGAVCLLPEDALGIDRGDYDPDGDGEAEPDLAGAILNEGTLMHIGEAWQSPSEWEEIYEKIEE; encoded by the coding sequence ATGCGTACTGGTACACTGATGCTCGTCGCGTGCTTCGCGCTCGTCGCCTGCGGGCCGGGCGTCGTTGCACCCAGCGGGGATGACGATACGACCATCCCGGGTGGGGATGACGATACGGGGGATGACGATTCCGATCATGAGGACCCGGGGGGCGGGATGCTCTCCGTCACGCTCCAATCGCTTGCCATCGAGTTGGACGCAACCGCCGTCACCGCGGAAATCATCCTGGATGGGGTGCCGACCGGCACCATGGCACCGGCGACCATTGCGCTCGATGCCGGATCGCACGAGATCACCGTGCGTCGTGACGGCTTTGTTTCTCCCACGGAGGAGATTACCGTTGAGCGAGATGGTACCGCGACCGTGCAGTGTATGCTCGGGCGAGATCTCACGGGCGAGTGGCTAGTCCATTCAACGAGATACCCGCAGTTCCATCCGCGGCCCATCACCATAAGCATGGGATTCGTGCGGGATCCGTGGGGAGAGACCCCGTGGCCAGAGGTTGCGGAGCCGTGCCCCGTACCGATCTACGCGGTGATCAATGGACCGGGAGCTGTATGTCTCCTCCCTGAAGACGCACTTGGGATAGACAGGGGTGATTACGATCCCGATGGCGATGGTGAGGCCGAGCCCGATTTGGCAGGTGCCATCCTTAACGAGGGCACGCTCATGCACATAGGCGAAGCATGGCAATCCCCATCTGAGTGGGAAGAGATCTACGAGAAGATCGAGGAGTAG
- a CDS encoding PEGA domain-containing protein, protein MRGIILALTACFALVACGPGVVAPSGDDDTTIPGGDDDTGDDDSDHEELGSGLLSVTLQSLAIEPEGTTVTAEIILDGVPTGTMAPATIALDAGTHEITVRRDGFVSPTEEITVERDGTATVQCTLGRDLTGTWEQVEPYEPWDPLYEQFREAAMFFRAEMASYVEPCPTQIWLAGLSGPMCLLQGDAIWFSAPGEDDQATGNGTITEEGRKIEYTYIEETVEPPWEQTYIFLAAP, encoded by the coding sequence ATGCGAGGGATCATCTTGGCGTTGACCGCGTGCTTCGCGCTTGTCGCCTGCGGACCAGGGGTCGTCGCACCTAGCGGGGATGACGACACGACCATTCCGGGTGGGGATGACGATACGGGGGATGACGATTCCGATCACGAGGAGCTGGGGAGCGGGCTGCTCTCCGTCACGCTCCAGTCGCTCGCCATCGAGCCAGAGGGAACCACCGTCACCGCGGAAATCATCCTGGATGGCGTGCCAACCGGCACCATGGCACCGGCGACCATCGCACTCGATGCCGGAACGCACGAGATCACCGTGCGCCGTGACGGCTTCGTTTCTCCCACGGAGGAGATCACCGTCGAGCGAGACGGAACTGCGACCGTGCAGTGTACGCTCGGACGAGACCTCACGGGTACCTGGGAGCAGGTGGAACCATATGAGCCGTGGGATCCACTGTACGAGCAGTTCCGAGAGGCAGCAATGTTTTTCAGAGCCGAGATGGCGTCGTACGTTGAGCCATGTCCAACACAGATTTGGTTGGCGGGGCTCAGCGGACCAATGTGTCTTCTACAAGGAGATGCCATTTGGTTTAGTGCGCCAGGTGAGGATGATCAAGCCACAGGCAATGGGACTATTACGGAAGAAGGTCGTAAGATCGAGTACACATATATCGAAGAGACAGTAGAACCACCCTGGGAACAGACCTACATCTTCCTCGCCGCGCCATAA